The Aureispira anguillae genome contains a region encoding:
- a CDS encoding alpha-2-macroglobulin family protein, with amino-acid sequence MQKFKHWGILTLLFAVTITVNLFAQEPNERTMNNYPKSWEAINQLEYDGLTKSALEETQKLYATIKKDNNNSAQTAQLIKALLFINKYQAKLEEDGLVKAIDRFQKEAETAVSPIKPILQSMVAEMYNNYLHQHLYKFQDRTQTEDFKQEDIRTWDVSKITAKSFELYHSSIQFSDTKTIDIKNFDAITYNASNVEGLRPTLFDFLVHRALDFFESEKYYLSQPAFKFYLDSKDYFADAQTFIAQELTAKDSLATEFQSLRLYQEATAFHLQDQDPSALVDLELRRLQYVFNKSILADKNLLYLQRLEALHTQYKEHEVAAEIAHKIAIYYNDQGNKYQPSPTDQYRWDIKKAYEICETAIKKHPKSYGASHCKALMQSIQHKDISLTVEKINPIDQPILSLLSYKNLDKIYFKAIPVTRNQYETFHEKYGKKKTAYLNRLTSTYKWSLNLKNEGDYQAHSIEFEIPKLPNGHYIIVASANSEFSYHKNGIAYSSFFVSNMSMVNRHHQGVLECFVNHRSTGQPLHGVKADFYISKYNSLLRRYETVKSHSTTSDENGFIQGLSSKNKSNNYNHSYLIKLSRKGDILFLDDSYYNYESSVPSQQQQTHFFLDRAIYRPGQTIHFKGLVLNQMSDGKNPKIVPNQKRHITFYDANGQKVTDMEVMTNEYGSYHGFFTAPLGGLLGQMYIRDNQSGSTKYFRVEEYKRPKFEVIPLPVKESFKINDLVTVKGHAKAYAGNNIDGAKVQYRVVRQAHFPYWNWRWGWYIPFNRNQQEIAFGETTTNDKGEYQIEFKAIADRSIPKDKNPEFSYTVYATVTDITGETHSSQTNVRVGYIALDVNLNVPENVDKNQFKPFTIHSQNLNGEFEAAQGQIVIEQLKTPKLVYKTRFWSKPDYEHLDEASFKKKFPAYAFKHEDEIDHWEVNKKVLTIDFDTKKSKELVLKPIKKWKQGRYRITLTTKDKYGSPIEIRKSFTIYSNKEKATPLNNALFIAQESFYNISPNTTVQLDIGSHNKAAYLLYELEYDNQIIYKKWLQPKGRTQIEVPIEEKHRGNLHFHLSSIQDGRFYSNGGTIYVPWSNKDLKIEYLTFRDKLYPGQKEEWKIKISGHKSDQVAAELLAGMYDASLDAFAANAWNFNVHPSSYRGLTLQGYNSFTQANSDLLQDGWNPYLHGWSRTYPNFNWHGFSFYEYHYLSEVVSTSSMSGGSRRFKAGRQLRAKKMAAPVSANRATEAAEEAEQSKAEASIVADFDGVADTVNKPVAPNQENDKAPEEDFGDVQVRTNLNETVFFYPDLMTDKEGNIIISFTMNEALTKWKFMLFGHTKDLATVSETKEVVTQKDLMVMPNPPRFFREKDEIFFTAKVSNLTEKDMKGQAKLQLFDAISMQPIDAQFGNTNATLPFEAKAGQSAPLAWKLNVPDGWTTAIVHRVVAKAGDFSDGEEAALPVLTNRMLVTETQPLPIRGNQTKDFTFKRMAEVTKSSSMKHHKLTLEFTQNPAWYAIQSLPYLMEYPYECTEQIFSRYYANSLASDVANSHPKVKRVFDQWKTIDTDALKSNLSKNQELKYALLEETPWVLAAQSEAVQKKNIGVLFDLNRMGNELAKARDKMADRQLANGGFSWMPGGRDSWYISQYIVEGMGHLNQLGVKDIKGDPKMANMIRRAVNYIDVELARHYQELLKWAKRSKNEKEYLERDHLNQMVIHYFYARTFFLDQKINNPTTLKAIQYYEGQALKYWRNKSMYMQGLLALGFHRKGTDLETPKKIVAAAKENALNHEELGMYWKYPSGYFWYQLPIETHALMIEVFEVVAKDAKAVEDLKVWLLKAKQTTHWKTTKATAAASYALLMTGNNWLLDDQEIEITMGGKKLDQSKIKKEAGTGYFKTSWQANEITNDMANITVKNPNNVVAWGALYWQYFEDLDKITHFKETPLKLNKKLFKQINTDRGPVLKPIEKETLEPGDLIKVRIELTVDRAMEYVHMKDMRAAGLEPTNVLSQYKYQGGLGYYESTRDASTNFFFGYLAKGTYVFEYPLRVNHKGDFSNGITTIQCMYAPEFTAHSEGIRLSIQ; translated from the coding sequence ATGCAAAAATTTAAACATTGGGGAATCTTAACACTCCTATTTGCAGTTACCATAACGGTTAACCTCTTTGCACAAGAACCAAATGAAAGAACAATGAACAATTATCCCAAATCTTGGGAAGCCATCAACCAATTAGAATATGATGGTTTAACCAAGTCTGCTTTAGAAGAAACGCAAAAGCTCTACGCAACCATAAAAAAAGACAACAACAATTCTGCACAGACGGCTCAATTAATTAAAGCCCTTCTATTTATTAATAAATACCAAGCAAAATTGGAGGAAGATGGCTTGGTCAAAGCTATTGATAGATTTCAGAAAGAAGCTGAAACGGCCGTTTCTCCCATCAAACCCATTTTGCAGTCTATGGTGGCAGAAATGTACAACAATTACCTCCATCAACACCTATATAAGTTTCAAGATCGCACCCAAACTGAAGATTTTAAACAAGAAGACATTCGAACATGGGATGTCTCCAAAATCACGGCAAAATCCTTTGAATTATACCATTCTAGTATACAATTTTCAGATACCAAAACAATTGACATTAAAAACTTTGATGCCATTACTTATAATGCCTCTAATGTAGAGGGGTTACGACCAACACTTTTTGATTTTTTAGTGCATCGAGCACTTGACTTTTTTGAATCAGAGAAATATTATCTAAGTCAACCTGCCTTTAAATTTTATTTGGATTCCAAAGACTATTTTGCCGATGCCCAAACATTTATAGCACAAGAATTAACTGCAAAAGATAGTCTAGCAACTGAATTCCAGAGTTTGCGATTGTACCAAGAAGCGACCGCCTTTCATCTTCAAGACCAAGATCCTAGCGCCTTGGTTGATTTAGAATTGAGGCGCTTACAGTATGTTTTTAACAAATCTATTTTAGCCGACAAAAATCTATTGTATCTCCAACGTTTAGAGGCCTTACATACACAATACAAAGAACACGAAGTTGCCGCAGAAATTGCACACAAAATTGCGATTTATTACAACGATCAAGGCAATAAATACCAACCTTCTCCAACCGACCAATATCGTTGGGATATAAAAAAAGCTTATGAAATTTGCGAAACAGCCATCAAAAAACACCCCAAATCTTATGGCGCATCACATTGCAAAGCTTTAATGCAAAGCATACAACACAAAGACATTTCCTTGACCGTAGAAAAAATCAATCCTATCGATCAACCGATCTTGTCCTTGCTGTCTTACAAAAATCTAGACAAGATTTATTTTAAAGCAATCCCCGTTACTCGAAATCAATATGAAACCTTCCATGAAAAGTACGGCAAAAAGAAAACCGCTTACCTCAATCGCTTAACCAGTACCTATAAATGGAGTTTGAATCTAAAAAATGAAGGCGATTATCAAGCACATAGTATAGAATTTGAAATTCCCAAACTCCCCAATGGACATTATATCATTGTAGCCTCTGCCAATTCTGAATTTTCTTACCATAAAAATGGCATTGCCTATAGTTCCTTTTTTGTATCCAATATGAGCATGGTCAATCGACACCATCAAGGCGTTTTAGAGTGTTTTGTGAACCATAGGAGTACTGGACAACCACTTCATGGGGTAAAAGCAGATTTTTACATCTCAAAATACAACAGCTTATTGAGGCGTTATGAAACTGTCAAGTCACATAGCACTACGAGTGATGAGAATGGTTTTATTCAAGGGCTAAGTTCTAAAAATAAAAGCAATAATTACAACCACTCTTATCTGATAAAACTATCTCGAAAAGGAGACATTTTGTTTTTAGACGATTCTTATTATAATTATGAATCTAGTGTTCCTTCTCAGCAGCAACAAACACACTTTTTCTTAGACCGAGCCATTTATCGACCAGGGCAAACTATTCATTTTAAAGGTCTGGTATTGAATCAAATGAGCGATGGCAAAAATCCTAAAATTGTTCCCAACCAAAAACGCCATATTACGTTTTATGATGCCAATGGGCAAAAAGTAACTGATATGGAAGTAATGACCAACGAATATGGTTCTTATCATGGTTTTTTTACGGCTCCATTAGGTGGACTATTGGGACAAATGTATATACGAGATAACCAGAGTGGTAGCACAAAGTATTTTCGAGTAGAAGAATACAAACGTCCTAAATTTGAGGTGATTCCACTGCCTGTTAAAGAGTCTTTCAAAATCAATGATCTCGTTACGGTCAAAGGACATGCAAAAGCTTATGCAGGCAATAATATTGATGGTGCAAAGGTTCAGTATAGAGTCGTTCGCCAAGCCCATTTTCCTTATTGGAATTGGCGCTGGGGTTGGTACATTCCTTTTAATAGAAATCAACAAGAAATTGCCTTTGGAGAAACGACTACCAACGACAAAGGAGAATACCAAATCGAGTTCAAAGCCATTGCAGATCGTTCTATTCCCAAAGATAAAAATCCTGAATTCAGTTATACGGTTTATGCCACTGTTACTGATATTACAGGCGAAACCCATAGTAGCCAAACCAATGTTCGAGTAGGCTATATTGCTTTAGATGTTAATCTGAATGTCCCCGAAAATGTTGATAAAAATCAATTTAAACCCTTCACTATTCACAGCCAAAATTTGAATGGAGAATTTGAAGCTGCCCAAGGTCAAATTGTTATTGAACAATTAAAAACTCCAAAATTAGTTTACAAAACTCGTTTTTGGTCAAAACCTGACTATGAGCATTTAGACGAAGCTAGTTTTAAGAAAAAGTTCCCTGCCTATGCCTTCAAACATGAAGATGAAATCGACCATTGGGAGGTTAATAAAAAGGTTCTGACAATTGATTTTGACACTAAAAAATCCAAAGAACTAGTCCTAAAACCCATCAAAAAATGGAAACAGGGACGATATAGAATTACCTTAACCACTAAAGATAAATACGGTAGTCCAATAGAAATTCGAAAATCATTTACGATCTATAGCAACAAAGAAAAAGCAACACCACTCAACAATGCATTGTTTATTGCTCAGGAATCTTTCTATAATATTTCGCCCAATACGACTGTCCAATTGGACATAGGAAGCCACAACAAAGCAGCCTATTTGTTGTATGAATTAGAATATGACAACCAAATTATTTACAAAAAATGGCTACAGCCTAAAGGAAGAACCCAAATTGAGGTTCCCATAGAAGAAAAACATCGTGGCAACTTGCACTTTCATCTATCCAGCATTCAAGATGGTCGTTTTTATTCTAATGGTGGTACGATCTATGTTCCTTGGTCAAACAAAGATTTGAAGATAGAATATCTTACCTTCCGTGATAAGTTATACCCTGGACAAAAAGAGGAATGGAAAATTAAAATTTCTGGGCATAAAAGCGATCAAGTTGCTGCAGAACTTTTGGCAGGTATGTACGATGCCTCCTTAGATGCCTTTGCTGCCAATGCATGGAACTTTAATGTTCATCCTAGTTCTTATAGAGGACTTACCTTACAAGGGTATAATTCATTTACGCAAGCCAATTCTGATTTGCTTCAAGACGGCTGGAATCCTTATCTCCATGGCTGGTCTAGAACCTATCCAAACTTCAATTGGCATGGATTCTCCTTTTATGAATACCATTATTTATCAGAAGTTGTTTCAACATCTAGCATGAGTGGTGGAAGTAGACGCTTCAAAGCAGGTCGTCAATTAAGAGCTAAAAAAATGGCTGCTCCTGTTTCAGCGAACAGAGCGACGGAAGCAGCGGAAGAAGCTGAACAAAGTAAAGCAGAAGCCAGTATCGTGGCAGACTTTGACGGTGTTGCTGATACTGTAAATAAGCCCGTTGCACCAAATCAAGAAAATGACAAAGCACCCGAAGAAGATTTTGGCGATGTACAAGTACGTACCAATCTAAATGAAACGGTTTTCTTTTATCCTGATTTAATGACCGATAAGGAGGGCAATATCATTATCTCTTTTACCATGAATGAGGCACTTACTAAATGGAAGTTCATGCTTTTTGGGCATACCAAAGACCTTGCTACTGTTAGTGAAACAAAAGAAGTTGTTACCCAAAAAGATCTAATGGTAATGCCTAACCCTCCTCGCTTCTTTAGAGAAAAAGATGAAATTTTCTTTACCGCTAAGGTGAGTAATCTTACCGAAAAAGATATGAAGGGGCAAGCCAAACTCCAACTCTTTGATGCCATTTCTATGCAGCCCATTGATGCTCAATTTGGAAATACGAATGCAACCTTGCCCTTTGAGGCAAAAGCAGGACAATCTGCGCCTTTGGCTTGGAAGCTTAATGTCCCCGATGGATGGACCACTGCTATTGTTCATCGAGTGGTTGCCAAAGCTGGTGATTTTTCAGATGGTGAAGAAGCTGCTTTGCCTGTCTTAACCAATCGTATGCTCGTTACTGAAACACAGCCCTTGCCCATTCGAGGAAATCAAACCAAGGATTTTACCTTCAAACGCATGGCTGAAGTAACCAAGTCTAGCTCTATGAAGCATCATAAACTCACCTTAGAGTTTACTCAAAATCCTGCTTGGTATGCCATCCAATCGCTGCCCTATTTGATGGAGTATCCTTATGAATGTACGGAGCAAATTTTCTCTCGATACTACGCCAATAGTCTGGCTTCTGATGTTGCCAATTCGCATCCTAAGGTTAAACGAGTTTTTGACCAGTGGAAAACCATTGATACCGATGCCTTAAAGAGTAATTTGTCCAAAAACCAAGAACTCAAATATGCCTTATTGGAAGAAACGCCTTGGGTCTTAGCGGCTCAAAGTGAAGCAGTCCAAAAGAAAAACATTGGCGTCTTGTTTGACCTCAATCGCATGGGCAATGAATTGGCAAAAGCTAGGGATAAAATGGCAGATCGTCAATTGGCGAATGGTGGTTTTAGTTGGATGCCTGGCGGTAGAGACAGTTGGTATATTTCTCAATACATTGTAGAGGGAATGGGACATCTTAATCAACTGGGCGTTAAAGACATCAAAGGCGATCCTAAAATGGCGAATATGATTCGTCGAGCCGTTAATTATATTGATGTGGAGTTGGCTCGTCATTATCAAGAGCTCCTTAAATGGGCAAAACGCAGCAAAAACGAGAAAGAATACCTCGAAAGAGATCATCTCAATCAAATGGTCATTCACTATTTCTATGCGAGAACTTTCTTTTTGGATCAAAAAATCAATAATCCTACCACCCTCAAAGCCATCCAATATTACGAAGGGCAAGCCCTTAAATACTGGAGAAATAAGTCCATGTACATGCAAGGGCTTTTGGCACTTGGTTTCCATCGAAAAGGAACCGATTTAGAAACACCTAAAAAAATTGTCGCTGCTGCTAAAGAAAATGCCCTCAACCATGAAGAACTCGGCATGTATTGGAAGTACCCTTCTGGCTACTTTTGGTATCAATTGCCCATCGAAACCCACGCTTTGATGATTGAGGTTTTTGAAGTTGTGGCAAAAGATGCTAAAGCCGTTGAAGATCTCAAAGTTTGGTTACTAAAAGCCAAGCAAACCACCCATTGGAAAACCACTAAGGCTACAGCGGCAGCTTCTTATGCCTTATTGATGACGGGTAACAACTGGCTCTTGGACGATCAAGAGATTGAAATTACTATGGGGGGCAAAAAATTGGATCAATCCAAAATCAAAAAAGAAGCGGGTACGGGCTATTTCAAAACTTCTTGGCAAGCCAATGAAATTACCAATGACATGGCTAACATTACCGTCAAAAATCCTAATAATGTCGTTGCTTGGGGTGCCTTATATTGGCAATATTTTGAAGATTTGGACAAAATTACCCACTTCAAAGAAACACCGCTCAAACTCAATAAAAAACTCTTCAAACAAATCAATACCGACAGAGGTCCTGTTCTTAAACCCATTGAAAAAGAAACCTTGGAGCCTGGCGATTTGATCAAAGTACGTATTGAATTAACCGTAGATCGTGCCATGGAATATGTACACATGAAGGATATGCGTGCCGCTGGATTGGAACCGACCAATGTATTGAGTCAATACAAATATCAAGGAGGGTTAGGTTATTACGAAAGCACCAGAGATGCTTCTACCAATTTCTTCTTTGGTTATTTAGCCAAAGGCACTTACGTTTTTGAATATCCGTTGAGAGTCAACCACAAGGGCGATTTCTCCAATGGTATTACCACTATTCAATGCATGTATGCCCCCGAATTTACGGCACATTCGGAAGGCATTCGTTTGAGTATACAATAA